The nucleotide sequence GTTCGTCGagggacaccaatatttgaagaaggctcgcaagatattttcacagCGGTCGTAGGAGTATCTCGACGCGTAGACGGCTTCAAATATGCCAGCGCGTGTGAGTACGTCTTTATGCCTTCCAAGCATGTCCTCAACCCACACCCAATAATGGGAGGTGAAGCACGCCTCACCGAAGAATGACGAAGGGGTTTTCCATGTAGCTTTGTCAACATTGAATCCCACGAACGGAAGggtgaatttggctatttctggatctccattGTGAAGTAACGAGTTTAATACGACCACTTCTTCTTCCCTCGATGTAGTGGAGTAAGTCGACGGTGCCACCACTTCCTTGgtccacttgctagtccaattTTCGAGATGAAAGCTTTCTTCAAGGGGTATAAAAGATTCGGCGAGCGCCCCAACAGCTGGTTTATACACATGTAGCGACAAGCTCTTTGATTGAGGCCCTCCCCTTTCATCCGTCAATGAGATATGGGGCAATGGCGTGGCATAGtccttgatttgcatgcttgCTGAAATTATGTAAGAGAAAATATTAAGTGACGAAAGGAAATCCTTACAAAACCttggtaattaaattacctaattGGTTGCTTTCTTCAAATCCCTGAAATGATTTCAAGCTCCTTTTCAGGCACAAGGTGGTATCTACAAAAGAGCAAGTTAGTAAAAGTTGAGACATTGACAtggatttggaaaaaaaaagaaaaaaagggggtCTCAAATATCATATTTTGGTATTACCCTCatagatgaaaaaaaaaggggggctcaaatatcatatttggtattaTTCTAGTATatggaaaaaaacaaaaaaaaaaaaaagggggctcaaatatcatatttggtattaTCCTagtatatgaaaaaaaaaaaaaaggtacaaatTTTCAGCCATAAGTAATAGCTCAAGTATCATGCTTGGCATTATTTTAGTAGATAAATCAAAGGACCAGGTTACCTTGCAATATGTCGGAGATACAAGTTAAGGGCACACGTTGAGTGAAGAAATAAATTTCAGGTGTTGATCATATTCAAAGCATCTAACGATGAGACACGCAAGTACCTTGACCGAGACCTTTTGTAACAACTAAATGTTGCGGGTGAAGCAAACAAAAGCTTGAAGTACCTGACAAACGAAGGAGAGTGTTTACTGGAGTATAGCCAGCAGATGATGGTTGTCCCTTGCAACTCCGGCCGCGTGATGATACAGCTGAAATAAAAGAGACTTGTTCAAAGTTGTGGCCTGGACGTGGCTATTTATAGGAGAGGGTTTGTGTGAATCTGAGCCGAGGAGGAAGTTTTCTTCCATACGAACCTGTAAGAAAGTCGACTCCTTTTCAGATGCAACTTTATTGATTCAAAGCTCATTTGTCAGACGGTCTCGTGGACTGCACCAGCTAAGTAGTCTGCTATGGGAAGAATTCCAATTTGGCTAAGTAGTCGACTCCTTTTCAGATGCAACTTTATTGATTCAAAGCTCATTTGTCAGACGGTCTCGTGGACTGCACCAGCTAAATAGTCTGCTATGGAAAAAATTCCAATTTGGCTTAGAGCGTGAGCAATCACAGTTGGTATAGGAAAGGCTTAGTGGGCCACGAGAGGGAGTTGTATTGGAAGTTAACCACCAAAGCTTGCTGGATGATTCACGTTGAATTTGAAGCCTTTGGCATGATATACTTTGACCATTGGTAGCATTAAATGTTGTATGGACAGGTGGCCCCCGCATGGTCATCCTATGACTAATTCAAAAGCTATGCAATTGGCTTTTAGAGTCCATTCACGGACTCTTGTTGTAAGATTCCAACATTGAGTAGTTCGGCCTCGGGATTCTTCTAATCATCACCAGCATCCAATACTATTCGGGGTTCAaatactacttggagtttggCAGGCGTGTTGTGCGAGACCTGTGGCTATTTTGACGCTTAAATTTCAAGCCTTGCAGCATCCAaatcaaaatggaaaaaaaaaaaaaaacgaagaaTGTCGAAGCTTGTCCGTTCAAGTTTTACTTTTCGCAGACAAGTTTCAAGGGGGCATTTGTAggcaatggaattttaattaaattctaaaaattaccattggtctataaaatattttttatctaatcggatattgccatatggcatgtacacttggaaaaattggttattaaatAGCCAATTATATTTTACCACGTGTCAAGGTGAGGTGTTCCAAATTTATTCAAATTGCAGGGATATCcccaccaaccaaatcatatcatatcacCTGTCTACTGGATagacatttaaatatttatttcttattaaagagataatatttagagtcATTTGATCCATATATatctcttatatactgcaatggtCCGTCCAATCAGACGGCGCCATGTCACTTGTCCCCACGAGTTTGGCCAATCGATAAATttcttatctctttattaataaatataaaatgaagagataatatttgactggtacagtcctaatatgactgcacgtcttgcaagacaagtaaagtgGTACACAGGTTCTCAACCTCTACCTCTTGCTacaactataaatagaggcctttcAACCAAATTAAggacacacaaaaaaaaatacacagagGGACTTCAAAGAGCATCATATACGCTCAAAGCATTGAAGCTCCAAGCTACAAAGGTTCGGCTCTTCAAGCTCTCCAAGTCTCTCAGATATCAAGACTTGAGTCTTCAAATATCTTctaaagttcttcaaatcttctatatcaagatttgaaggaatcagtggtggatccaagaacaagctgcgaagcccttggattggcgttcgaggagaagaatcgaggGAAACTCTCCACAAGTTCGAGAAAACCCCAGATATTGTACCtacatatttttctaaatttatatatcatatatttgcCGTGTATTTTTCGtgtcgttttgcagacttgaaatttttatcGCGTACAACTTCTTTATGACATCCTCCTTGGCCTCGTACTCCCCGCGGACTTGGTAAACTACAAGCTGAGAGTCACTCCAGACCCTGATCGCGGTTACTCCCATCTGGTGGGATATCCGCAATCCCGTCAATAGGGCCTCGTACTCAGCCTCGTTGTTGGATGCCGGGAAGTCAAACCTAAGTGCGTAGGTCAGCTCCTCCCCGGTGGGCGAGGTGAGTAGCAGGCCGGCTCCGCTTCCTTCCTTACTTGAAGCCCCGTCAACAAATAGTACCCACGGCTCTTCCGGCCGTGCCGCCTCGGGCATAGAGCTCGGATCAGACACGGGCAAACTGGTTCCCTCGGCGAGGAAATCTGCCAGGGCCTGAGCTTTGATAGAGGTGCGAGGCTGGTAGCCGATGTCGTGCTCGGCCAGCTCGACTGCCCATTTAGTCATTCTGCCCGAGACTTCAGGTTTCGTGAGTATCTGCCGCAAGGGTTGGTCCGTCAGGACAGTGATGCTGTGGGCCTGGAAGAAAGGTCGGAGCTTCCGGGCGGCGTGCACCAAAGCGAGGACCAACTTTTCCGCCGGCGTGTACCGCGTCTCCGGCCCTTGTAAGGCTCGGCTAACGTAGTATATCGGCCTTTGAGCCCCATTATCCTCTCGCACCAAAACCGCGCTAACGGCCTCGTTGCAAGCAGACAGGTATAGGAACAGGGTCTCCCCCTGTTCCGGGGCGGTCAAAGCAGGCAATCAGCCAGGTACGCTTTCAGGTCGGTGAACGCTTTCTGGCATTCCTGTCCATTGAAAGTCCTTTGGAGCTTTCAGGATCCGGAAGAAGGGTAGCCCCCTCACCGCGGAGCGTGAGAGGAATCTATTCAGGGCGGCCATCCTCCCCCCGAGCCGTTGGACCTCCTTGACGCTCTTCGGGGGGGCCATGTCCATGATGGCCTGGAGCTTGTCCGAATTGGCCCGGATCCCTTCCCGGGAGACCAGGAAGCCCAGGAACTTTCCCGATCTAACCCCGAAAGTACACTTCTTTGGGTTCAGCCGCATCCGGCTTTCACGCAGAATGTTCAAGATTTCCCTCAGGTCGGGAACGAGCTGCTGATCAGTTCGGCTCTTGACGATCATATCGTCAACGTAAACCTCCATACTCCTGCCGATCTGATTCTGGAACAGCTTGTTGACCAGACGTTGGTAGGTAGCTCCGGCGTTCTTTAGTCCGAACGGCATGGTCCGGTAGCAGTAAGTTCCTTCCTCGGTGATGAAGGAAGTCTTTTCCCGATCCTCCTCGGCCATCTCTATCTGGTGGTATCCCTTGAAAGCATCCAGGAAGCACGAAACGTCAAAACCAACAGTAGCATCTACTAACCTGTCAATCCTCGGCAAGGGGAAGCAGTCCTTCGGGCAGGCTTTATTTAGATCTGTAAAGTCCACGCACATCCTCCAGGACTAGTCCTCCTTCTTCATCAGGACAGGGTTGGCTAGCCAGGTCGGGTAGTAGACCTCCAgaatgattttggattccaGCAGCTTACCGACCTCCTTCCTGATCACTTCATTCCTCTCTGGAGCGAAATTCCTCTTCTTCGGTTTCACCGGCTTGAAGCGGGGATCTATGTTGAGGTGGTGGACAGCTAAGTCAGTCGGAATCCCAGGCATGTCCTCTACTGTCCACGCGAATACCTGGGCGTACTCCCTTAGTATAGTCTTCAAGTCATTCTTCTCTTTGGGGGGTAGCGACGCACCGACACGGAGGACCCGGTCAGGCCTGTCTTCTCTCAGCGGAAACTCCTCAATCTCGTCCTGGGTGCCCAATTGCTGGGCCTCCTCCCCTGGGATGTAAGGCTCCAAGCTGGTCGTCTGGGCGACCACCTGCTCATGTCCCAGGAGCACGGTCAGGTAGCAAGCTCGGGCCACCTCTGGGTCTCCATGCACCTCAGCTATTTCTCCCGGGGTGGGGAATTTGACGCTGAGATGAAGAGACGACGGGATAGCTCGGAGGGCGTTCAGGGCGGGCCGTCCCAAGAACACGTTGTACGGGGATGGTTGCTTGACCACCACAAAATTGACGGGGATGGTTCGGCACTTGGGCACCTGCCCTACCGTAACTATCAGGGTGATCATCCCCTCCGGAGTGATGGGCGGTCCGGTAAAGCCCACCAGGGGTGTCCGAACCGGGGTGAGCTGTCCGTCCTCCAAGCCGAGCTCCTTGGACACCCGATAGAACAGGATGTCCACCGCGCTCCCCTGGTCGACGTACACCTTCTTCACCCGATAATTATTAGTCACGACGTCTATCACGATGGCCTCGTGGTTACCAGACGCCAGGGGAAACGCGTCTCTCGGTCCGAAGGTGATCTCCTCATCCATGCGCAGACGTTTCAGGGAGTCATTCCCCTCGGGGGGAGGTCGCCGGTTCTTCCTGGCTGCATGGCTGTCCCCCCCGTAGGGCCCTCAGCGATGGTGTTTATCACCCCCGCTAGGTTCTGGGTGTCCGGGTCGGGGTAGTCGGCCCGGGGCAAGTCACGGCGCTCAGGGCGGTCGCGACGCTGGGCCTCCCCGCGGTCACCGCGGTAGGCGCGTCCTGTCCCCTGGCCCGGTCGACCTTGCTGCACGAATCGCCCCAAGAAGCCGCGTTGGATCAGATCCTCTATCTCCTTTTGAAGGCCCAGCACCCCTCCGTATCATGCCCAACGTCACGGCGGAAGGCACAGTACCGGTCCTGATTTCTCTTGTTCCGGGGTATCCCCATCCTAGGTGGTCGCCCCCTAGACCCTCCGCCTCCATAACGGCCAGAACTTGGGCTCTGGGCCGAATTAGGGGGTGTAGCCTTTTGCTGGAAGCGGCGGCTGAGCGGGGGCTTTGTCCTTTGAGAGCCGGTCGAAAACATTCTTCTTGGCCGGGCCGTCCTTAGGCTCGGGCAGGTTCACCCGTCCTCTGCGATCTCCGAGCTCCCTATCTGATTCTCTCTTCAGGCGACCAGCCTCTTCCGCATTAGCGGCCGTGTGCGCCCTGGTCAGGAGTTCTTCCAGGTTACCGGGGGGCTTCTCGGCGAGCTTGTAGAAGAGCTCTTCCACCCTAAGCCCATTCATGAAGGCGGCCATGACCACCTTCTCGTCTTTGTCCCTGATTTGCAAGCTCTCCGTGTTGAAGCGGATGTCATGAAACTCCTCAGCGGACTCGTCGATTTCTGCTTGGCATGCGCTATCAGATGAGTCGCGTTTTTTAGAGTAAGTTTTCAGGAGACGCAACTGCGCGGCGAAACTGTTTGGCCAAGCTCGCGAAACTCTGGGTGCGACCCCGGCGTTAGCGCCCTGAAACAGAGCCGGCCGCCTTCCTTACAGAAACATGGAAAGTCTTGCAACGGATGCAATCCGCCCGCGGTTTGCAGACGCATGCATTGTCAGAAGCACGAAGTGGTGTCTTTCCGGATTGTCCGAAGCCTCCGATTACCAGTTCGATGTTCGGGATTTTGAATCTCCGCGACAATGGGTAATCTTCTATTTCTCGGGTGAAGGGCGAGGCTGTATAGTTGTCCTCGTACAGCCGCGGCCGCAGGATCTGCTCAAGCTCGTCCCGGACAGGCGGCCACTGGGGAGGGTCTCGCGGCCGGCTCTTGATAGATCGGGCTGGGGAGCGCTCAGACTCGTTCCGCGCGAGTTTCCACGAGGAGGGATTCCTCGGTCGGCCCCCCGCGGTCCGATCGCGAGAATATCTCTCGTTGTCACCGACCACCGAGGCCCGCGGCCGAGGGGGAGTCCGTTGCCGTTTCCTCTTGGGGGGCTGGTCCCGGGACTCATCCTCCGAGGGAACGGGAGGCGATTCCCTCTCATTTCCCTTCGCCTTGGAGGTTTGTGCGCCCCCCGCTTCACCCCTCTCCTTTGCCTGTCGGAATATATCCTCCAGCATGGGAAGGTTCTCCGTTACGAACTGAAAGATCTGCTGTCTCCGTTCCCCTGAAAAGGCCGAGCCCCCAGCGCCCCGAGCCGCCTCGGTCTCCGCTCGCCGGGTCCTGGATCGGTGTTCTCAACGGTTCGCTTAGAACGTGTTCTCGCTATCAACACAACTACTTGTACCTTTCTTCGATTCTCACAGACGGCACCAACTGAAGAAGCACGGAACTTCCCCGGACCAAGCTGAGCTGATGAGCTCAGCTTGCTGATGGAAAGAGCACGTCCTAAGCCTGAAAGACAAACAAGAGAGTGAACTAACAGGGGCCCTGAGGTTgtccccgagggcactccgacggtcaagttagttttccggtgagtgGGGTTCGCGGGAAGTAGAACGGTCGGGAGTAATCGTCCAATAGTAAGTGTACCTTGCGCAGTCACTGTGCGTTACCATTTATACCTGCTTAGGAGcccgacctccgtacgtttcggGACTTGCCCAGAATAGCCTCAATCCCACTCTAAGGGGAGAACAATCCCGACCTATGCGGGATTGTTCTCTGGAGCCCCTTAGAGCCCTAGCGGCGGAGTGCTCGCGGGACAGTTCACATGGGCCCAGGGTCTAAGCCCAGCTCGGAGCtccctgggctgccacgtgtacAGGCCCAAGACGGGGCCTCTGCAGTGTCTTTACTTGAGGAATAGCAATACATTTCCTAGCTATGATCCATGTTAAACATTTGAATTTTAATCTATATTGTCGTGCGCAATAATGCGtgtcaaattttgtgaaagttgcCCGGAGACCATAATCCATGTTGGACACGTCGTCTCTTAACACCCATTTGCAACTAATTGATGTAACTCGACATTGATGAGATTTGGAAACTGAATTGTGGACTTGATTGAAGTTTCTGCAGTTGAAGTAGGTGAACGACGGCTAAAATCCTCCAAGTTTGTGCCGTT is from Coffea eugenioides isolate CCC68of unplaced genomic scaffold, Ceug_1.0 ScVebR1_3085;HRSCAF=4231, whole genome shotgun sequence and encodes:
- the LOC113757421 gene encoding uncharacterized protein LOC113757421 — encoded protein: MCVDFTDLNKACPKDCFPLPRIDRLVDATVGFDVSCFLDAFKGYHQIEMAEEDREKTSFITEEGTYCYRTMPFGLKNAGATYQRLVNKLFQNQIGRSMEVYVDDMIVKSRTDQQLVPDLREILNILRESRMRLNPKKCTFGVRSGKFLGFLVSREGIRANSDKLQAIMDMAPPKSVKEGETLFLYLSACNEAVSAVLVREDNGAQRPIYYVSRALQGPETRYTPAEKLVLALVHAARKLRPFFQAHSITVLTDQPLRQILTKPEVSGRMTKWAVELAEHDIGYQPRTSIKAQALADFLAEGTSLPVSDPSSMPEAARPEEPWVLFVDGASSKEGSGAGLLLTSPTGEELTYALRFDFPASNNEAEYEALLTGLRISHQMGVTAIRVWSDSQLVVYQVRGEYEAKEDVIKKLYFKLLFASPATFSCYKRSRSRYHLVPEKELEIISGI